TACCGCCGGGTAGGGTGCGGATCCATGGGTGGCGAGAGCACGACGCGTACGGCCCCGCGCAGTGGCGGTGGCAGCAGCAGTGGCCCGGTGGGCAGCCGGACCGGACAGCGCCTGTCCGGACTGGCCGTCGCGCTGGGCCTTGTGCTGTTCCTGGGCGGCTTCGTCTGGGGAGCGCTGATCTACCGGCCGTACACCGTGCCCACCAGCTCCATGACCCCGACCATCGACGCCGGCGACCGGGTCCTGGCCCAGCGGATCGACGGCGGCGAGGTGCGCCGCGGGGACGTCGTCGTCTTCAGCGACAAGACCTGGGTGACCAACGCGCTCGTCGTCAAGCGCGTGGTCGCGGTCGGCGGCGACACGGTCTCCTGCTGCACGAACGGCAAGCTGACCGTCAACGGCAAGCAGATCGACGAACCGTATCTGCCCCAGGGGAGCCTGGCCGAGATCACGGACTTCCCGAGCGTGAAGGTCCCCGCGGGGCGGCTGTTCCTCCTCGGCGACGAACGCCAGGGCTCCCTGGACTCCACCGCCCACCTCACGGACGCGGCCCAGGGCACGGTCGCGCGCAGCGCCGTCACGGCCCGCGTGGACGCCGTCGTATGGCCCGCGAACGGCCTGCTCACGCGCCCCACGGGCTTCGAGGAGCTCGGCGCCCTCTCCCAGCCGGGACCGCTCCGTACGATCGTCTGGCTGATCGTCGGCGGCGCGGTGCTGGTCCTGGGCGGCGGGGCGTACGGCCCGATCGCCAAGCGGACGTCCCGCAGCCGCACCCGTCCGCAGCCGGAGCCCGCCGGTGCCCGCTGAGACGACGGACGCGAGCGTCGACTCCTACGAGGGCGGACTGCGCAAGGTGGCCCGGGTCGTCCTGCTCGACCCCGACGACCGCATCCTGCTCCTGCACGGCCACGAACCGGACGACCCGGCCGACGACTGGTGGTTCACCCCCGGCGGCGGTCTGGAGGGCGACGAGACCCGGGAACAGGCCGCGCTGCGGGAACTCGCCGAGGAGACGGGCATCACCGAGGTCGAACTCGGCCCGGTGCTGTGGACGCGGATGTGCTCCTTCCCCTTCGCCGGCCGCCGCTGGGACCAGGACGAGTGGTACTACCTGGCCCGTACGACGGTGACGGCGACCCGGGCCACGGCCCTGACGGAGCTGGAGCGGCGCAGCGTCGCCGGAGCGCGTTGGTGGACCTGTCAGGAACTGACGCGGGCCCATGAGACGGTGTATCCGACCAGACTCGCCGAGCTGCTGGCCAGGCTGCTCGACGAAGGTCCCCCGGCCGGGCCCGTAACCCTGGACACGGAAATCGTCTAGGGGCGCGCGGGACTGGCGCACAATGGGGTGACCGCACGGCTGAAGGGGAACATGCCATGAGCGCCGAGGACCTCGAGAAGTACGAGACCGAGATGGAGCTGAAGCTCTACCGGGAGTACCGCGATGTCGTCGGTCTGTTCAAATACGTGATCGAGACCGAGCGGCGCTTCTACCTCACCAACGACTACGAGATGCAGGTGCACTCGGTCCAGGGCGAGGTGTTCTTCGAGGTGTCGATGGCGGACGCCTGGGTGTGGGACATGTACCGGCCGGCCCGGTTCGTGAAGCAGGTGCGGGTGCTCACGTTCAAGGACGTGAACATCGAGGAGCTGAACAAGAGCGATCTGGAGCTTCCGGGGAGCTGATGGGTCGGCCTGTGCGGCTTGTGTGGCCAGTGGGGTGGCTTGTGCGGCTTGCGGGTCGGCCTGTGGGTCGGCCTGTGGGTCGGCTCGAGGCTGACGGAGTTATCCACAAGCGTTGACTTGTCCACCAAGATCCACTTCTTGGGGCCGGGTGCGTGAGCGTGGGTGCCGGAGGTGGTGCCGACATGACCACGGATCTGGCACGAGGTGCACTCGGCAAGTACGGCGAGGAACTGGCCGCGCGGCGGCTGGCCGACGCCGGGATGACGGTCCTGGAGCGCAACTGGCGCTGCGGCAGGACCGGTGAGATCGACATCGTCGCGAGGGACGGCGACGTCCTGGTCGTCTGCGAGGTCAAGACCCGCAGGGGCGGTGGTTTCCAGCACCCGATGGCGGCGGTGACGCCGGAGAAGGCCGAACGGCTGCGCGGGCTCGCCGGGCGGTGGATCCACGCCCACGGAGGAGCTCCGCCGGGCGGCGTCCGCATCGACCTGATCGGCGTCGTCCTGCCTCGCCGCGGGGCCGCCGTGGTCGAGCACGTGCGGGGGGTGGCCTGAGATGGGGTTCGCGCGGACGTGCTCGGTGGCCCTGGTGGGCGTGGAGGGGGTCGTCGTCGAGGTCCAGGCCGACCTGGAGCCCGGGGTGGCGGCGTTCACCCTGGTGGGGCTGCCGGACAAAAGCCTGACCGAGAGCCGGGACCGGGTACGGGCGGCGGTGGTGAACTCCGGCGGGGAGTGGCCGCAGAAGAAGCTCACCGTCGGACTCAGCCCGGCGTCGGTGCCGAAGGCCGGCAGCGGCTTCGACCTGGCCGTCGCCTGCGCGGTGCTCGGCGCGGCGGAACGCATCGACCCACGGGTGCTCGCCGACATCGTGATGATCGGGGAGCTCGGCCTGGACGGACGGGTGCGCCCGGTACGGGGGATCCTGCCGGCGGTGCTCGCCGCGGCGGACGCCGGCTACGAACAGGTGGTCGTGCCGGAGTGCGCCGCCGCCGAGGCTTCGCTGGTGCCCGGCGTCTCCGTGCTCGGGGTGCGCAGCCTGCGCCAGCTGATCGCCGTCCTCGCCGACGAGCCCGTGCCCGAGGAGGAGCCCGACGACCTGGGCCGGCCGGATCCGCTCCTCGCCGGGCTGCGGATGCCCGGCACGGGCGCGGCCACCGGCATGCACAGCATGGGCGCAGCCCAGCACGACCTCGGACACGACCTCGCGGACGTGGTGGGGCAGCGCTCGGCGCGGACCGCGGTGGAGGTCTCCGCCGCGGGCGGACACCATCTGTTCCTGGAGGGGCCGCCGGGCGCGGGCAAGACCATGCTCGCGGAGCGACTGCCGGCCGTCCTGCCCCGCCTGAGCAGGGAGGAGTCGCTGGAGGTCACCGCCGTGCACTCGGTGTCCGGGCTGCTGCCGCCGGGCAAGCCGCTGATCGACGTCGCCCCCTACTGCGCCCCGCACCACTCGGCCACCATGCAGTCGCTGGTCGGGGGCGGCCCGGGTATCGCGCGCCCCGGCGCCGTCTCCCTGGCCCACCGGGGCGTGCTCTTCCTCGACGAGACCCCGGAGTTCAGCAGCCACGCCCTCGACGCCCTGCGGCAGCCGCTGGAGGCCGGACACGTCGTGATCGCACGCAGCTCGGGCGTCGTGCGCTTCCCGGCACGGTTCCTGATGGTGCTCGCGGCCAACCCGTGCCCCTGCGGCCGCTTCTCGCAGCGGGACGCCCTGTGCGACTGCTCGCCCGCGGTGATCCGCCGCTACCAGGGGCGGCTCTCCGGTCCCCTGCTCGACCGGGTCGACCTGCGGGTCGAGGTGGACCCGGTGAGCAGGGCCGAGCTCGCCCACCGCGGTCCCGGAGGCGAGTCCACCCAGACGGTCGCCGACCGGGTCCGGGCGGCCCGGGAACGCGCGGCGGCCAGGCTGGCCGGCACCCCGTGGCGGACCAACAGCGAGGTGCCGGGCCGGGAGCTGCGCAGCCGCTGGCATGCCGCGACCGGCGCGATGGACGAGGCCGAGCGGAACCTGGAGCGGGGGGTGCTGACCGCCCGCGGGCTCGATCGCGTCCTGCGGGTCGCCTGGACCGTCGCCGACCTCGTCGGACACGACCGGCCCGGCGCGAGCGACGTCGCCCTGGCGCTGCAACTGCGCACGGGGGTGCCGCGCGGGGTGCCGATGGCCCTCGGGGCCCTGACGTGAACAGCGCCGGCGAGCCGGACCGCGACCGGCTCGCCCGGGTCTTCCTCGCCCGGGTCATCGAGCCCGGCGACGAGGTCGGCGGGCAGTGGGTGCGCGAGCGCGGGGTCCTGGAGGTGGTGCGGCGGCTGCGGGGCGACGGGGAGATGCTCCCCGGGGTGAGCGCGCGGCGCTGGGCCGGGCTCAGGGCGCGGGCCGGGCGGGCCGAGCCGGAGCGGGACCTCCGGGTCGCGCGGGAGGCCGGGGTGCGGTTCGTGTGCCCGGGGGACGCCGAGTGGCCGGGGCCGCTGGACGACCTCGGGGACGGCCGGCCCCTGGGTCTGTGGATCCGGGGGCGGCCCAGCCTGCGGATGTGGGCGCTGCGCTCGGTGGCGGTCGTCGGCGCCCGAGCCTGCACCGAGTACGGCGCCCACATGGCCGTCACCCTCGCGGCCGGCCTCGCCGAACGGGGGTGGGTGGTGGTGTCCGGCGGCGCCTACGGCGTGGACGGCGCCGCCCACCGGGGCGCCCTCGGCGCGGGCGGCGCCACGGTCGCCGTCCTCGCCTGCGGGGTCGACCGGCCCTACCCGCCCGGCCACACGGAGTTGATCAACAGGATCGCGGAACAGGGGCTGGTCGTCGGGGAGTTGCCGCCGGGGGACCATCCGACGCAGAGCCGGTTCGTCCTGCGCAACCGGGTGATCGCCGCGCTCACCCGGGGCACGGTGGTCGTCGAGGCCGCCCACCGCAGCGGCTCGCTGGTCACCGCACTGTCGGCGCAGCGGCTGGGCCGACACACGATGGGCGTGCCCGGCCCGGCCACCAGCGGTCTCTCCGCCGGGGTGCACGAACTCCTGCGCGGC
This window of the Streptomyces sp. NBC_01275 genome carries:
- the dprA gene encoding DNA-processing protein DprA, giving the protein MNSAGEPDRDRLARVFLARVIEPGDEVGGQWVRERGVLEVVRRLRGDGEMLPGVSARRWAGLRARAGRAEPERDLRVAREAGVRFVCPGDAEWPGPLDDLGDGRPLGLWIRGRPSLRMWALRSVAVVGARACTEYGAHMAVTLAAGLAERGWVVVSGGAYGVDGAAHRGALGAGGATVAVLACGVDRPYPPGHTELINRIAEQGLVVGELPPGDHPTQSRFVLRNRVIAALTRGTVVVEAAHRSGSLVTALSAQRLGRHTMGVPGPATSGLSAGVHELLRGEAVLVTDAAEVVELVGDMGELAPERRGPVLPRDLLEPGARRVLAALPSRRPAAADEIAREARTTPDDAIARLYELRALGYVERHGDGWKLTRQAVVSVGGGRRPC
- a CDS encoding DUF2469 domain-containing protein; protein product: MSAEDLEKYETEMELKLYREYRDVVGLFKYVIETERRFYLTNDYEMQVHSVQGEVFFEVSMADAWVWDMYRPARFVKQVRVLTFKDVNIEELNKSDLELPGS
- a CDS encoding NUDIX hydrolase, translated to MPAETTDASVDSYEGGLRKVARVVLLDPDDRILLLHGHEPDDPADDWWFTPGGGLEGDETREQAALRELAEETGITEVELGPVLWTRMCSFPFAGRRWDQDEWYYLARTTVTATRATALTELERRSVAGARWWTCQELTRAHETVYPTRLAELLARLLDEGPPAGPVTLDTEIV
- the lepB gene encoding signal peptidase I translates to MGGESTTRTAPRSGGGSSSGPVGSRTGQRLSGLAVALGLVLFLGGFVWGALIYRPYTVPTSSMTPTIDAGDRVLAQRIDGGEVRRGDVVVFSDKTWVTNALVVKRVVAVGGDTVSCCTNGKLTVNGKQIDEPYLPQGSLAEITDFPSVKVPAGRLFLLGDERQGSLDSTAHLTDAAQGTVARSAVTARVDAVVWPANGLLTRPTGFEELGALSQPGPLRTIVWLIVGGAVLVLGGGAYGPIAKRTSRSRTRPQPEPAGAR
- a CDS encoding YraN family protein; translation: MTTDLARGALGKYGEELAARRLADAGMTVLERNWRCGRTGEIDIVARDGDVLVVCEVKTRRGGGFQHPMAAVTPEKAERLRGLAGRWIHAHGGAPPGGVRIDLIGVVLPRRGAAVVEHVRGVA
- a CDS encoding YifB family Mg chelatase-like AAA ATPase, whose amino-acid sequence is MGFARTCSVALVGVEGVVVEVQADLEPGVAAFTLVGLPDKSLTESRDRVRAAVVNSGGEWPQKKLTVGLSPASVPKAGSGFDLAVACAVLGAAERIDPRVLADIVMIGELGLDGRVRPVRGILPAVLAAADAGYEQVVVPECAAAEASLVPGVSVLGVRSLRQLIAVLADEPVPEEEPDDLGRPDPLLAGLRMPGTGAATGMHSMGAAQHDLGHDLADVVGQRSARTAVEVSAAGGHHLFLEGPPGAGKTMLAERLPAVLPRLSREESLEVTAVHSVSGLLPPGKPLIDVAPYCAPHHSATMQSLVGGGPGIARPGAVSLAHRGVLFLDETPEFSSHALDALRQPLEAGHVVIARSSGVVRFPARFLMVLAANPCPCGRFSQRDALCDCSPAVIRRYQGRLSGPLLDRVDLRVEVDPVSRAELAHRGPGGESTQTVADRVRAARERAAARLAGTPWRTNSEVPGRELRSRWHAATGAMDEAERNLERGVLTARGLDRVLRVAWTVADLVGHDRPGASDVALALQLRTGVPRGVPMALGALT